A single window of Oxyura jamaicensis isolate SHBP4307 breed ruddy duck chromosome 3, BPBGC_Ojam_1.0, whole genome shotgun sequence DNA harbors:
- the LOC118164296 gene encoding cytochrome c oxidase assembly factor 6 homolog — protein MSAPTMQERKACWGARDEFWQCLEAHAEDAARCEELRVAFESRCPQQWVKYFDKRRDFLKYKKKLEAEGFHPPETAGKA, from the exons ATGTCGGCCCCCACGATGCAGGAGAGGAAGGCGTGCTGGGGGGCGCGGGACGAGTTCTGGCAGTGCCTGGAGGCACACGCGGAGGACGCGGCGCGGTGCGAGGAGCTGCGGGTGGCCTTCGAGTCCCGGTGCCCCCAGCAGTGG GTTAAATACTTTGACAAAAGaagagactttttaaaatataagaagAAGCTTGAAGCAGAAGGGTTTCATCCTCCAGAAACTGCTGGGAAGGCCTAA